In [Phormidium] sp. ETS-05, the genomic window TGACGAGCCTGACCGGGCAGAAAATTGAAGGTTGCTACGTGGAATCCTGCTTTTTGCCGGAAATGCTGGCTACCCGCCGGATTAAAGCGGCAACTCGCAAGGTCCTCAATGCTATGGCTCATGCCCAAAAGCACGGTATCGATATTACGGCGCTGGGGGGCTTCTCGTCGATTATTTTTGAAAATTTCAACCTAAACCAAATCCAGCAAGTCCGCAACATTAAGCTGGAGTTTGAACGGTTCACTACGGGGAATACTCACACGGCTTATGTGATTTGTCGTCAGGTGGAAAAGGCGGCGGAAATTCTGGGGATTTCTCTGTCCCAAGCCACGATCGCCGTTTGTGGGGCGACGGGGGATATTGGTAGTGCGGTTTGTCGCTGGATGAGCCAGCGGACCGATGTGGAAGAATTGCTGCTGATTGCCCGCGATCGCGATCGCCTCGATGCCCTCTTTGAGGAACTGGGACGGGGCAAAATCATGGCACTGACCGAAGCTCTGCCCCAAGCTGATATTGTCGTCTGGGTGGCGAGTATGCCCAAGGGTGTGGAAATTGACCCCACGACTCTGAAACAACCCTGTCTGCTGGTGGATGGTGGCTATCCCAAAAATATGGCTAAAACAATCCAGCATCCGGGAGTATATGTCCTGA contains:
- a CDS encoding long-chain acyl-[acyl-carrier-protein] reductase, whose product is MFGLIGHLTSLAHAQSVAQELGYPEYADQGLDFWCSAPPQIVDSFKVTSLTGQKIEGCYVESCFLPEMLATRRIKAATRKVLNAMAHAQKHGIDITALGGFSSIIFENFNLNQIQQVRNIKLEFERFTTGNTHTAYVICRQVEKAAEILGISLSQATIAVCGATGDIGSAVCRWMSQRTDVEELLLIARDRDRLDALFEELGRGKIMALTEALPQADIVVWVASMPKGVEIDPTTLKQPCLLVDGGYPKNMAKTIQHPGVYVLNGGIVEHSLDIDWRIMSIVNMDVPGRQLFACFAESMLLEFEKLYTNFSWGRNQITVERMEQIGNLSVKHGFQPLLTFS